AGCGACTCGCCCAGCAGCTGGTTGCCGGCGGCGGCGATCACCGAGTCGCAGTCGGCCAGGTTGTCGAGGAAGGTGGTCTCGCTGACGGGCAAGAAACGCAGGTTGGCGTCGTCGGGGCGTTCGCCCAGGCCGTACACGCGGACCTCCATCGGCAGGGCCTTGAGGTCCTCGAGCACCTGCGGCGGCGTCGCGCGGCGGAGGTACGACAGCACGTGCTGGCCCTGGGTTGGCTGGCGGCCCTGGACCGCGGGGCGCAGCAGCGGGCCGACCTGCGTGGCGTCGGACCACGAGGGCAAGAGCGGCGGCTTGTAGAACGCCGAGATGACGGTCTTCTGCTGGCGGATGCCGAACGCCCACACCGACCACCCCATCGCCCAGGCCCACCGCTGCAGCTGCAGCGGCAGCGAGCCGAGGTCGTAGGCGATCATGAAGTGCTGGTGGTCGAGGCTCAGCACCGGCACCTTGCACTTGTGGGCGGCGCGGGCGAGGGTCGGCTCGAAGTCGCAGACCAACAGGTCCGGCTTGTCGCGGCGGAAGTCCTGGGCGAGCCGGTTGACCGTCTTCCGCATGTTCCACCAGGTGGTCATTCCGCTGGAGATGGTCTTGGCGAGGTCGAGCTTGCCCTGCGAGTAGTGGAACTTGATCCCCTCGGTCTCGCGGACCTCGACCTCGGGGTCGTGGTCGTACTCGGCGCGGAGGAACTCGAGCGCGTCGAACGAGCTGTACAGCACCAGCCGGTGGCGGTCGCGGAGCCGCTCGACCATCGACCGCGCACGGGCGGCGTGGCCGCGCCCCTCGCCCATCACGCTGTAGAAGATAGTGGCCACTGGGATCGCTGCTGACTCGAGGGGAGGGGGGGAAGGCCACGAAAAGGCACGAAAGGTCACAAAAAGTCGTGCCTGCTTTCGTAGCACTGAGCTCGGGCCTGCCACGCTTGGCAGTGACGGAAACGCGATTCTTTTTGTGCTTCTTCGTGCCTATTTGTGGCTATTCCTTCAGCTGTCTCAGGCTGGCTTACGCCCGACAAACCGGTAGTGGGGGGGCTTGATGACCGGCACCCAGGGGAGCTTGCCGTAGTCCTCGTGGATGCTCACCTTCTCGAACCGCGACATCAGGTACGGTACATGGTCGGCGCTCGGGTGGACGTTGTCTAGAGAGAACCAGACCGGCCACAGCGAGCGGGTGAACCAGGAGTGCCGCTTCAGCCCCTCAGCGGGGAACTTGCGGCTGATGTAGAAGTCGGCCACGCCGATCACCCCGCCCGGCTTGAGGATCCGGTAGGCCTCCTGCAGGGCGGAGAACCAGTCGGGCACCATGGTCAGCGAGTACGTGAAGGTCACCAGGTCGACCGACTCGTCGGGGATCTCGAGGCGGGTGATGTCGGCGTGCATGGTCCGCACATTGGCCCAGCCGCGGTCGGCGATCCGCTTGTCGGCGACCTTGAGCAGCGACTCGGAGAGGTCGGCCAGCGTGACCTGGCCGAAGTTCTCGAGCCGCGCGCCGAACCGCTCGGCGTTCATGCCGGTGCCCGAGCCCATGTCGACCCAGCTGGCGCCCGGCTCGGCCGGCAGGTCGGCGAACAACTCGTCCCGCCCGTGCAGCATCCGCTTGCGGAACTCGTCGTAGTCCTCGGCCTGGCCGGAGTAGAAGCTGTCGAGCCGCTCCTGATGGGTCTCACCGCGAATGGGCGAGAGAGTCAGGTGATACAGGGTCTTGAGCTGACTGAGGGCTGTCATCGTCCGCGGAGTTGTCGAGTGATGGTTGGCTAGAGGCGGACGGCGCGCCGCCCTTGTGGAGCGTGGCGATCGAGAAGCTGGCGTAGGTGTTCACGCGGTCCTTGACGTGCAGCTCGTCGGCGAGCGGGCGGTTGTACTCGAGCAGCTCGCCCAGGCGGCGGGTCTGGCCGTTCACCTGGACCTCGATCGGGTCGACGAAGTCGCAGATCACCGCGGCGCCGCGCCACAGGAAGCGGGCGCCCTCGTCCGCGCAGTCGACGATCGCCTGCCACTGCTTCTGCAGGACGTCGAGCATGTGCTCGGCCATCCAGTCCATGTGGTCCAGCAGCACGTAGTGCGAGTAGCTGGACTTCTTCTGGAGCAGGTGGTCGAGGATCGTGTTGGTGTGCGTGTGCACGCGGTCGGCGAGGCCATCCTTGAGCCGCAGGAAGTGCTCTTCCTTGAGGTAATTGGGGCAGCACTCCGGCGTGTACGATCCGGTCAGGTAGACCCGCCAGAAGTAGTTGTCCTTGATCGGCAGCTCGCCGAACACGTGGTCGAGCTGGTCCTCGATGAACTTGACGATGCCGCCCGGGTAGTGCCGCTCGAGCTGGGTGCGCTGCGCGCGGGGCACGCCGAGCAGCGACAGCGTGGCGTCGCGGCGGAGGAACCACTTGATCCACGGACCCCAGAACGCCGGCTTGACGTCCTTGGTGTAGACCTCGCGCTGCTCCTCGATGGTTTCGGCGGCGAGCATGCGTTCGATCGCCGGGCGGATCTTCACCCAGCGGTCGATGTAGATGTCGTTGATGCCCCAGGCGAACATCCCGGCCGAGCCGCGGAAGTAGAAGCTGTCGCGGCGGCCGGCGCCGAGGAAGAACTTGCCGTTCTTGTCCCAGTACTTGGCTGCTTCGTCGGGCAGGTGCGGGCGGAGCCGCTGGTACATGCGGTCCCAGTCCGGCGCCTTGCCGTTGCCGAACAGCTCGAAGAACTCGGCGTGTTCCAGCTCCTTGATGCCGGCCTTCTTGAGTTCCAGGAGCGCGTTCTGACGCGGGTTGACGTCGACCGTGTCGATCCGCTCCGGTTCGTCGAGGGCGTAATCCAGCGCGTTGCAGCCGGCCGACGTGATCACCATCAGCCGGTCGCCGGCGCCGAGCTCCAGCGCGACGCGGTCGAGCCGGGGGTCTTCCCAGCACGTGTTGTAGACCAGTTGGTTGCCGTGGCACAGCTTGAAGACAGCGCGGCTGACGTGAGTCGCGAGCATAAACGGTCTCTATCGTCGGATAGGCGCCCTGGGCCCTCCACGCGCTAAGACACGCTGCGGCGGTGCTGAGTGGGCGAGAACAAACGGGGCCGCCTGAGTGGCCCCCGTAATCCGTTGATTGGACCGGACCGCGGGTCTCAAATCAAGAGCCCGACCAGCCGCCAGGCTGCGCAGTCTGCCTATTTGCCCGCCATCACGCTCTCGACATCCGCCGCGACGCCCCGACCCGCACAACCCGCACCGGCCGTGGCGAGCGCCGTGGCGGCGGGCAGCTCGTCGATGACGCTGCCGTCGCGTCGCAGCAGGTGGAACCCGCCGTCCTCGTACTCGACCAGGGCGGAGCAGTTCTCGACCCAGTCGCCCGTGTTGCAGTACGACAGGCCGTCGATGTCGATGATCCGCGGGGCGTGGATGTGCCCGCAGATGATGCCCTCGCAGTCGGAATCGCGGGCGGTTTGGACCAGCTTGTCCTCGAACTCGCTGACGTGGCGGACCAGCAGCTTGACGCGGCGTTTGACCATGCCGCAGAAAGCGTACGGGTCGGTCTTCTTGCCGCGGAGCTTGTTGACCATCCAGTTGGTCGAGAGCAGCACGTCGTACGCGAACGACGCGGTCCACGAGAGCCACTGGGCGTTCTGCTCGATCGAGTCGAACTGGTCGCCGTGCATCACCAAGAACCGGCGCCCGTCGGCCGCTTGATGGACAAACTGGTCCTTGACCTCCACGACGCCGAAGTTGGCGATGAAACCACGCAGGAATTCGTCGTGGTTGCCCGGCGTGTAGAAGATCTTGGCGCCGCGGCGTTTGAGGTCCATCAGCCGCTGCAGGATGCGGTCGTAGACCGGCAGCCACCGCCACTTCCGCTTCAGCTTCCAGCCGTCGATAAAGTCGCCGACGATGTACAGCTCACGCGGCTCGAACTGCTCGAGCAGCTCGAGGAAGGGCTCGGCCTGGGAGTGCCGGCAGCCCAGGTGCACATCGCTCACAAACAACGTTCGCACCACCCGCCCGTTCCATCCTTGGCAATCGGACATGCGTCTCTCCTCGCAAGGGGTTTGTAGGCCAGACAACGACGCCATCTCCTCGGTTGCGGTCGCCCCAGTGGGGCTCTGACTCGACTGGTTTCTTCCGACGATTTACCGCCCCGCGGCGGTTCCTGCCGGCGGGTCGGCCCGGGCGAAGCGGACAGCCGTTTCGCCCACTAGTAGTCTCGTCGAAAAATATGAGGGTCCGGCGAGGTTTGAGTGCGGTGGGGGTTAAACTTCGGTTCAGATTCGATGAAGGCGGGCCCACATCGATCTTTCAATCTAACGAATTTCTCTTCGCCCGTCAGCTGTGCATTCTTGGGTCCGAGTCGCCCTCGGCGATGATTTTTGCCTCCAGTTCGGCAAGCTCGTCGAGCCGGGCCATCACCTCTGCGGAAGTCGCAAAGTCTTTCGCAAGGCGGGTGTAGGTCGTGTGGTGGCGGGCCTCGGACTCGAACAGGCTCTGGTAGAAGGCTGCTAGCTCCGGCTCCTTCACCCGTGCGGCCAGGGCCTGGAACCGCTCGCAGCTGCGGGCCTCGATCAGGCCGGCGACCAGCAAACGGTCAACCGCACGGTGCGGCTCCTGCTTGCGGACCAGGTCGTTCAGTTTCCGGCCGTAGCTGCTCGGCTTCAGCCGGCGGAGCTTCGAGCCGCGCTTTTCCAGCAGCTCGATCACCATGTGAAAGTGCTCGAGCTCCTCGTTCACGATCTCGGTCATCTCGCGGCAGAGTTCGAGGTTCTCGACGTACGCGAAGATCAGGTTCAGGGCTGTGCCGGCCGCCTTTTTCTCGCAGTGGGCGTGGTCGATCAGGATCAGCTCAAGCGACTGGTCGACCTGCTTCAGCCAACGCTCGTCAGTGTCCGACTTAAGGTGCAGCATCGGTTTCGTTTCTGCCTAGGAAAAACCCCGGCACAACCTGGGTCGCTGGGCCGTAGATCTGGTAGTCAAAGGAGCTGGCGACCTCCGACGGCTCTAGGTTGAGCTCCACGGTCGCGGCTCCGGCCGCCCGGGCGGTGTCGACAAAGCCGGCGGCCGGGTACACGTTACCCGAAGTGCCGATCGCCACAAACAGGTCGCACCGCCGCAGGGCGTGCTGGATCTCGACCATGCAGTGCGGCATCTCGCCGAACCACACAATGTGCGGCCGCAGGGCGCCGGGCCGGCCGCAGCACTCGCAGGGGGTCCGCGGCGTGATGTCGCCGCGGCAGTCGAACTCCTGCCCCGACTCTTGGCAGTGGACCTTCAGCAGCTCCCCGTGCATGTGCAGCGCGCCGGTCGAGCCCGCCTGCTCGTGCAGGTTGTCGACGTTCTGCGTGACCAGCGTAAAGTCGCCGGGGAACCGCTGCTGGAATTCGACCAGCGCCCGGTGCGCGTCGTTCGGCTCGACCTCGTTCAGCAGCTGCTGGCGGCGGAGGTTGTAGAAGCGGTGCACGAGCTCTGGGTCGCGGCGGAAGCCGTCGGGCGAGGCGACCTCCTCGATCGCGTGCTCCTCCCACAGGCCGTCTGCATCGCGGAACGTGCGGATGCCGGACTCGGCCGAAATGCCCGCGCCGGTCAGCACGACAATCGATTGGAATCCGTTCGGGTCGATCATCGTTCTAGCCTACCCCCGCGGCGTCGCGTTGAGCGTCGGCGTTCGAACCGGCCGCGGCCGGTTGCGTCATACCGGCAAGTTCTTTGGCGGCGCGTCGTTCGACGTACAAACGCAACACGCCGGGGCAGAGCCGCTTGAGCAGCCACATCCGCTGGGCGCGGCCGCCAAGCACGGCGACCGCCTCACCCTTGGCGGCCGCCGCCAACGCCAGGGCGGCGACCTGCTCGGGCGTGAGCTGGGCAGAGTCGTAGAACCGCCCGGAAGCGTCGCGGAACGCGTCGGTCGCGAACCAGCTCCGCTTGAACAGCGGCGTGCGGACCACGCCGGGCGCAATCACCGTGACGTTGAGCCCGTGCGGCGCGAGCTCGGGACGCAGCGACTCGGACAGCGCCAGCACGCCGGCCTTGGACGCGTTGTACGCGGCGAAGCCGGGCGGCGTGACCGCCGCGAAGATCGACGAGACATTCACGATGCCGGCCCGCGGCCGCAGGCCGGCCGGGCGGAGT
Above is a window of Posidoniimonas polymericola DNA encoding:
- a CDS encoding DUF3419 family protein, yielding MLATHVSRAVFKLCHGNQLVYNTCWEDPRLDRVALELGAGDRLMVITSAGCNALDYALDEPERIDTVDVNPRQNALLELKKAGIKELEHAEFFELFGNGKAPDWDRMYQRLRPHLPDEAAKYWDKNGKFFLGAGRRDSFYFRGSAGMFAWGINDIYIDRWVKIRPAIERMLAAETIEEQREVYTKDVKPAFWGPWIKWFLRRDATLSLLGVPRAQRTQLERHYPGGIVKFIEDQLDHVFGELPIKDNYFWRVYLTGSYTPECCPNYLKEEHFLRLKDGLADRVHTHTNTILDHLLQKKSSYSHYVLLDHMDWMAEHMLDVLQKQWQAIVDCADEGARFLWRGAAVICDFVDPIEVQVNGQTRRLGELLEYNRPLADELHVKDRVNTYASFSIATLHKGGAPSASSQPSLDNSADDDSPQSAQDPVSPDSLAHSR
- the miaE gene encoding tRNA-(ms[2]io[6]A)-hydroxylase translates to MLHLKSDTDERWLKQVDQSLELILIDHAHCEKKAAGTALNLIFAYVENLELCREMTEIVNEELEHFHMVIELLEKRGSKLRRLKPSSYGRKLNDLVRKQEPHRAVDRLLVAGLIEARSCERFQALAARVKEPELAAFYQSLFESEARHHTTYTRLAKDFATSAEVMARLDELAELEAKIIAEGDSDPRMHS
- the cobB gene encoding Sir2 family NAD+-dependent deacetylase, whose protein sequence is MIDPNGFQSIVVLTGAGISAESGIRTFRDADGLWEEHAIEEVASPDGFRRDPELVHRFYNLRRQQLLNEVEPNDAHRALVEFQQRFPGDFTLVTQNVDNLHEQAGSTGALHMHGELLKVHCQESGQEFDCRGDITPRTPCECCGRPGALRPHIVWFGEMPHCMVEIQHALRRCDLFVAIGTSGNVYPAAGFVDTARAAGAATVELNLEPSEVASSFDYQIYGPATQVVPGFFLGRNETDAAP
- a CDS encoding glycosyltransferase family protein, which produces MATIFYSVMGEGRGHAARARSMVERLRDRHRLVLYSSFDALEFLRAEYDHDPEVEVRETEGIKFHYSQGKLDLAKTISSGMTTWWNMRKTVNRLAQDFRRDKPDLLVCDFEPTLARAAHKCKVPVLSLDHQHFMIAYDLGSLPLQLQRWAWAMGWSVWAFGIRQQKTVISAFYKPPLLPSWSDATQVGPLLRPAVQGRQPTQGQHVLSYLRRATPPQVLEDLKALPMEVRVYGLGERPDDANLRFLPVSETTFLDNLADCDSVIAAAGNQLLGESLYFGKPVLALPEQNHHEQRINACFLKQLGGGDWRLLEEVNRDDLLTFWNERETYRRQLAESDLSFDGTADAAEAIEAMLAECGVVGV
- a CDS encoding UDP-2,3-diacylglucosamine diphosphatase → MSDCQGWNGRVVRTLFVSDVHLGCRHSQAEPFLELLEQFEPRELYIVGDFIDGWKLKRKWRWLPVYDRILQRLMDLKRRGAKIFYTPGNHDEFLRGFIANFGVVEVKDQFVHQAADGRRFLVMHGDQFDSIEQNAQWLSWTASFAYDVLLSTNWMVNKLRGKKTDPYAFCGMVKRRVKLLVRHVSEFEDKLVQTARDSDCEGIICGHIHAPRIIDIDGLSYCNTGDWVENCSALVEYEDGGFHLLRRDGSVIDELPAATALATAGAGCAGRGVAADVESVMAGK
- a CDS encoding SDR family NAD(P)-dependent oxidoreductase, with the protein product MPPTPPTPTGYAVVTGAASGIGRAIADQLAAAGWTVARVDCTEAESPDAVRCDVAQQDDWLALEADLRQRWPRLDLLVNCAGMLVGGVLVDCPLEALTRVIDVNLRGTLLGCRVLGPWLIESGGLRPAGLRPRAGIVNVSSIFAAVTPPGFAAYNASKAGVLALSESLRPELAPHGLNVTVIAPGVVRTPLFKRSWFATDAFRDASGRFYDSAQLTPEQVAALALAAAAKGEAVAVLGGRAQRMWLLKRLCPGVLRLYVERRAAKELAGMTQPAAAGSNADAQRDAAGVG
- a CDS encoding class I SAM-dependent methyltransferase, producing MTALSQLKTLYHLTLSPIRGETHQERLDSFYSGQAEDYDEFRKRMLHGRDELFADLPAEPGASWVDMGSGTGMNAERFGARLENFGQVTLADLSESLLKVADKRIADRGWANVRTMHADITRLEIPDESVDLVTFTYSLTMVPDWFSALQEAYRILKPGGVIGVADFYISRKFPAEGLKRHSWFTRSLWPVWFSLDNVHPSADHVPYLMSRFEKVSIHEDYGKLPWVPVIKPPHYRFVGRKPA